From the genome of Cytobacillus firmus, one region includes:
- a CDS encoding S8 family serine peptidase produces the protein MKVKKGVPYKVLASALAAAMLFGGTVSAQGAQDDEIKAPSVEDIVKQGQKIFLDQQYQAEANAVDKLGYKDLKEKGLTKPYEPNEVLRVIVEVEQPADIEKTKQSKKSKMKAKQDEVISALSKKKSFKKVKHRFFEGFNGFSLETEFRNVKEIQDIPGVTNVHIARTFQPSMGASKELVQAQKVWERHGYEGEGLLVAVVDSGLDYTHRDMTLTDEGKDQQKWSEGGIQAKLSETAINDVWYSDKVPTGYDWADEDTDVIPRGQYGSPHGMHVAGTVGANGNEENDGVKGIAPGVQLLAEKVFSDNGGGAYEDDIIAGIEHAVTMGADVINMSLGSDAGFVGEENDPIQKSIREATEQGTLVVVAGGNSSYSTKNNILESSAKPYAENPDIGTVGEPSVSPFALSVASYENSKLYRNVLSDENGFKLPYQDQTHVDLKLSKVLTPGESYEFVYVGEGKREDFTGKDVAGKIVIAKPTLNYFSYSHVQSEAGKNGAKAVILVPPPEKADYSFLYFSPYFIPAATTGKEAGEALISKLTEGQTVKMQMSKGIWLENAEKDNMSDFSSFGTPHTLDFKPELSAPGGGIYSTVPGNEYEIMSGTSMAAPHVAGGSALLLQALYEKGLAQSKETALKAKIALMNTSKVVEDPRTNNQVPYSPRVQGSGLMQIQNAINTPVLVTNKNAPLEQGGAVALKEITGNKAHFKLNVEALRDSDVKDLEYTVYVDVLTDNSETKEYDLDNDGKLDSKEYLTMTSKRISGAAAIVNGDKVTESKGKKLKIKPGQIKSLDVQIQLPNNVKKGSFVEGFVRLVPSGKNSDEAVPLTVPYMGYYGEWDKPQNLDPAAWEKDAFLGYTVLWNDEGARFPMGYDPYTGTFNMDRIVISPNAVLPGVFPTFTALRNLQKTEMYVENDKGEMINYLGDFSEYTGKPWKFRKNIMAFGDYMINGYLWDVKNQNGQFVEDGTYQYVIKTTLDYKDSKPQEVRLPVHVDSVAPIVSDIQVQPKEGQYEISFKSEDNKGGSGYNGAIIWYNGKYMPLEPGKTSALVKEEPESVVVMGVDHAFNQSYAVWGDPSYINEGMLVSYFSVYPNKNVNANTPAGINAFANNRVNWKVNIKDEAGKTVDTITVENEHEIHLKWTPDAELPNGTYTISADVTNKQGFKVSTSPKTVTVFQN, from the coding sequence ATGAAAGTGAAAAAAGGGGTACCCTATAAGGTGCTGGCTTCTGCATTGGCAGCAGCAATGCTATTCGGGGGAACTGTCTCGGCACAAGGAGCTCAGGATGATGAGATCAAGGCTCCAAGTGTTGAGGACATTGTCAAACAGGGGCAGAAAATATTTTTGGACCAGCAATACCAGGCTGAAGCAAATGCAGTGGACAAGCTGGGATATAAAGATCTGAAAGAAAAAGGGTTAACGAAACCATATGAGCCTAATGAAGTTTTACGTGTAATTGTTGAAGTCGAACAGCCGGCTGATATTGAAAAAACGAAACAAAGCAAAAAAAGTAAAATGAAAGCAAAACAAGACGAGGTAATTTCAGCCCTTTCCAAGAAAAAATCCTTCAAGAAAGTGAAGCATCGCTTTTTTGAAGGGTTTAATGGGTTCAGTTTGGAAACCGAGTTTCGCAATGTAAAAGAAATTCAGGATATTCCTGGTGTCACCAACGTACATATCGCGAGAACATTCCAGCCATCCATGGGTGCCAGCAAGGAATTAGTACAGGCACAGAAAGTCTGGGAGCGGCATGGCTATGAAGGAGAAGGGCTGCTTGTTGCTGTCGTTGACTCAGGATTGGATTATACTCACCGGGATATGACATTGACGGATGAAGGGAAAGACCAGCAGAAATGGTCTGAGGGAGGAATCCAGGCAAAACTCTCTGAAACGGCAATTAATGATGTTTGGTATAGTGACAAAGTGCCGACAGGCTATGACTGGGCCGATGAGGATACGGATGTCATCCCCCGCGGACAATATGGAAGCCCGCATGGCATGCATGTCGCCGGTACAGTAGGTGCTAATGGCAATGAAGAAAATGATGGGGTCAAGGGGATTGCTCCCGGTGTCCAGTTATTAGCTGAAAAAGTCTTTTCCGATAACGGCGGGGGAGCTTATGAAGATGATATTATTGCCGGAATTGAACACGCTGTTACTATGGGGGCAGATGTCATTAACATGAGTCTTGGGTCAGATGCCGGCTTTGTTGGAGAAGAAAATGACCCCATCCAAAAGTCAATCCGGGAAGCAACTGAGCAGGGTACCCTGGTAGTAGTAGCTGGAGGAAATTCTTCTTACAGTACTAAAAATAATATTTTGGAGTCCTCTGCTAAGCCATATGCGGAAAATCCGGATATTGGCACAGTCGGCGAACCTTCTGTCAGCCCGTTTGCGCTATCTGTTGCTTCCTATGAAAATAGTAAACTGTATAGGAACGTCCTTTCGGATGAAAATGGTTTCAAGCTTCCATACCAGGATCAGACCCATGTGGATTTAAAGCTTTCAAAGGTATTAACTCCTGGTGAGAGCTATGAATTTGTGTATGTGGGGGAAGGCAAAAGAGAAGATTTTACAGGCAAAGATGTAGCAGGGAAAATTGTTATAGCAAAACCAACACTTAACTATTTTTCCTATTCACATGTTCAATCTGAAGCAGGAAAAAATGGAGCCAAGGCAGTTATCCTTGTTCCTCCGCCTGAAAAAGCGGACTATTCTTTCTTGTATTTTAGTCCTTACTTTATCCCTGCAGCAACAACCGGCAAAGAGGCAGGGGAGGCCTTAATTTCCAAGCTTACAGAGGGACAAACAGTAAAAATGCAGATGAGCAAAGGTATTTGGCTGGAAAATGCGGAAAAGGATAACATGTCAGACTTTTCTTCCTTTGGAACACCGCACACGCTGGACTTCAAACCTGAGCTTTCCGCACCTGGCGGCGGAATTTATTCGACTGTTCCCGGCAATGAATATGAAATCATGAGCGGAACATCCATGGCAGCACCCCATGTTGCAGGAGGGTCAGCACTGCTGCTTCAGGCACTATATGAAAAAGGATTAGCACAATCAAAAGAAACAGCTCTAAAAGCAAAAATTGCCTTAATGAATACATCAAAAGTCGTCGAGGATCCTCGTACAAATAACCAGGTTCCATACTCACCGCGAGTTCAGGGGTCCGGCTTAATGCAAATACAAAATGCGATTAATACGCCTGTACTCGTAACAAATAAAAATGCTCCTTTGGAACAGGGAGGAGCGGTTGCTCTCAAAGAGATTACTGGCAATAAAGCACATTTCAAACTGAATGTTGAAGCATTGCGTGATTCTGATGTTAAAGATTTGGAATACACCGTATACGTTGATGTCTTGACAGACAACAGCGAAACAAAAGAGTATGATCTCGACAATGACGGCAAGTTAGATTCTAAAGAATATTTAACGATGACAAGCAAGAGAATATCAGGTGCTGCTGCCATCGTTAACGGTGATAAAGTAACGGAATCCAAAGGAAAAAAGCTGAAAATTAAGCCAGGACAAATCAAGAGTTTGGATGTACAGATTCAATTGCCGAATAATGTAAAGAAGGGCTCATTTGTAGAAGGCTTTGTCCGTCTTGTGCCATCCGGTAAAAATAGCGATGAAGCTGTTCCGCTAACCGTGCCTTATATGGGTTACTATGGAGAATGGGACAAGCCGCAAAACCTGGATCCTGCTGCATGGGAGAAAGATGCATTCTTAGGATATACCGTGCTTTGGAACGATGAAGGCGCACGTTTTCCAATGGGATATGACCCGTATACCGGAACCTTTAATATGGACCGCATTGTGATTTCTCCTAATGCTGTTTTGCCGGGTGTTTTCCCAACTTTTACAGCTCTCCGCAACTTGCAAAAAACAGAAATGTACGTGGAGAATGATAAAGGGGAAATGATCAACTATTTAGGCGACTTTAGTGAATATACCGGCAAGCCATGGAAGTTCAGAAAAAACATTATGGCATTCGGAGATTATATGATTAACGGATATTTATGGGATGTAAAGAATCAAAATGGGCAATTCGTTGAGGATGGAACCTATCAGTATGTAATCAAAACAACACTTGATTACAAGGATAGCAAGCCTCAGGAAGTAAGGCTTCCGGTTCATGTAGATTCAGTGGCACCAATCGTCTCGGATATTCAAGTACAGCCAAAGGAAGGCCAATATGAGATTTCCTTCAAGTCAGAAGATAACAAAGGGGGAAGCGGCTATAATGGTGCAATCATCTGGTACAACGGGAAGTATATGCCACTCGAACCTGGAAAAACTTCAGCACTTGTAAAAGAAGAACCAGAGAGCGTTGTCGTAATGGGTGTCGACCATGCCTTTAACCAGAGCTATGCTGTATGGGGGGATCCTTCCTATATTAATGAAGGAATGCTGGTAAGCTACTTCAGTGTTTATCCTAATAAAAATGTGAATGCAAACACACCTGCCGGCATCAATGCATTTGCAAATAACCGCGTAAACTGGAAAGTGAACATTAAAGATGAAGCTGGGAAAACCGTTGATACAATCACTGTGGAAAATGAACATGAAATTCATTTAAAGTGGACTCCGGACGCAGAATTGCCGAACGGGACTTACACCATTAGTGCGGATGTAACAAATAAACAGGGCTTTAAAGTGAGCACAAGTCCTAAAACGGTTACAGTATTTCAGAATTAA
- a CDS encoding MarR family winged helix-turn-helix transcriptional regulator, whose amino-acid sequence MYRPFENRLNTELSKHQLYRAQWSIMYYMYNDGSVTLVELSHYLGVEKPTVTRTIAKLEEMGYLEPVPTKDKREKRMQLTDAGRKVYQEVRATIDEFEQEILKGISEEEQLEGIRMMSLIRKNLMQGEL is encoded by the coding sequence TTGTATCGACCATTTGAAAATAGGCTGAATACTGAGTTAAGCAAGCATCAATTATACCGGGCTCAATGGTCCATCATGTATTACATGTATAATGATGGTTCCGTTACATTGGTGGAGCTTTCCCATTACCTTGGTGTTGAAAAACCAACGGTGACAAGGACGATTGCAAAATTGGAGGAAATGGGCTATTTAGAACCTGTTCCGACTAAAGACAAACGGGAAAAAAGAATGCAGCTGACCGATGCCGGCAGAAAGGTTTATCAGGAAGTCCGAGCCACAATCGATGAATTCGAACAGGAAATTTTAAAAGGAATTTCAGAGGAGGAACAGCTGGAGGGAATTCGTATGATGAGCCTAATCCGCAAAAATTTAATGCAGGGAGAGTTATAA
- a CDS encoding MFS transporter, whose amino-acid sequence MNSKLWTKDFIIVSSVNFFLTLIFYLLMVTIAVFAVDYYSATTSQAGLVTGIFIIGTLIGRLYIGRAIDKIGRKKTLFIGLIFFTLTTLLYFVNIGIAFLLITRFIHGIALGVASTATGTIAAQIIPAARKGEGIGYFSMSTTLATAVGPFIGLLMMQKVSFQVIFAFCLAIGIIALITSFFLYVPNVETSDGKKPGFQLSSFIEPKAIKIAFITLAIAFAYSGVLSFINFYAIEVDLVKAASFFFLIYSAAVLVSRPFTGRLMDLKGANYVMYPAFIFFAAGMFVLSMANSSFTLLLAGALIGLGFGNMQSCTQAVAVKLTPAHRMGLATSTFFIFLDAGLGFGPYLLGFIIPVTGYGKLYGMMAVFVLLSAILYYFLHGKKESAALKKINTSVSA is encoded by the coding sequence TTGAATTCGAAGCTTTGGACAAAGGATTTTATTATTGTTTCATCGGTTAATTTTTTCTTAACATTGATTTTCTATCTGCTGATGGTGACCATTGCTGTCTTTGCAGTGGATTACTATAGTGCCACAACCAGCCAGGCCGGGCTTGTTACGGGCATCTTTATTATTGGAACGCTCATTGGCAGGCTTTATATCGGGAGGGCCATTGATAAAATTGGACGCAAGAAAACACTTTTTATCGGGTTGATCTTTTTTACGCTGACGACTCTTTTGTATTTCGTAAACATTGGAATTGCTTTTCTGCTGATTACCAGGTTTATACACGGCATTGCTTTAGGAGTGGCAAGCACCGCGACTGGAACCATTGCGGCACAAATTATTCCTGCAGCACGCAAGGGGGAAGGAATTGGCTACTTCAGCATGAGTACAACACTGGCGACAGCTGTTGGGCCATTTATTGGCTTATTGATGATGCAAAAAGTTTCTTTCCAAGTGATTTTTGCCTTCTGCCTGGCCATCGGCATAATTGCCCTAATAACATCCTTCTTTTTATATGTTCCGAACGTTGAAACCTCAGATGGAAAGAAGCCCGGTTTTCAGCTTTCCAGCTTTATTGAGCCAAAAGCGATTAAGATCGCATTTATCACGCTCGCGATTGCATTTGCTTATTCCGGCGTCCTCTCTTTTATCAACTTTTACGCGATAGAGGTCGATTTAGTAAAGGCTGCAAGCTTTTTCTTTCTGATATACTCTGCCGCAGTCCTGGTTTCACGTCCATTTACCGGGCGGCTGATGGATCTTAAAGGAGCAAATTATGTGATGTACCCCGCTTTTATCTTTTTTGCGGCAGGCATGTTTGTGCTCAGCATGGCGAACAGCAGTTTCACACTGCTTTTGGCTGGTGCGCTTATTGGGCTTGGCTTTGGAAACATGCAGTCCTGCACCCAGGCCGTGGCCGTCAAGCTGACACCGGCACATCGGATGGGATTGGCAACGTCAACGTTCTTCATTTTTCTTGATGCAGGCCTGGGATTTGGGCCCTATTTGCTTGGGTTCATTATTCCGGTTACAGGCTATGGCAAACTCTATGGAATGATGGCCGTGTTTGTATTATTGTCAGCTATTTTATATTATTTCCTGCATGGGAAGAAGGAATCTGCAGCTTTAAAGAAGATAAACACATCTGTTTCAGCTTAA